A window of Onychostoma macrolepis isolate SWU-2019 chromosome 24, ASM1243209v1, whole genome shotgun sequence genomic DNA:
GACGTGCTACAGAATCTGCCTGTTGGGACCTCAGCGACCTTGTATTTCAGAGACCTTGGCCCACGACTGGGATGGACGATGGTAAGAGTGATTTGCAACATGTAACTCTTGACAGTATCAAACatacaatctttaaaaacatcacTGCTCTGCAGGTTTTTCTAGCGGAATACATTGGTCCCCTTCTGATATATCTCCTCTTCTATGTCCGCGTCCCGTACATCTATAACCACAAATACACCTTCACCTCCAGCTCTCATCATGTGGTCAAGTACGTTCTTCAAAAAAATGACCTTTTGTGCTCCAATGAAGAAATAAGGTCATATGGATTTCAAATAACTTGAGAATGAGtaaataacagtttttattttcgcTTCAGTTTGGCTTGTGCTTGTCACTCTTTCCACTATATAAAGAGGCTATTTGAAACAATCTTTGTGCATCGATTTTCTAATGGCACGATGCCTCTCGGAGCCATTATAAGGGTGAGTGTTTGGTCACACTGGTATGGTTTGCTACTGtatcaaatgaaaattagcctgagAAGTAATTTGTCTGCTTCAGAAAGATATTAAAACAGTCAtttaatacagttcagttattTTCTGAGCAATTTGACAAACTGAACAATACTGTTATGATTAGGAAAACTACAAGTGTGTCCTCAAAGCTGAAGCTAATTCTTTGAATTCACAGAATTGTGCTTATTATTGGGGTTTTGCAGCTTGGCTAGCATACTACATTAACCATCCTCTCTACACACCACCATGTGAGTACTAGCAGAGACAAACATGTATAATAATCATGTTAATTTGATACGTTaaacttgtttttatgttttacagcATATGGAGATACACAGGTCAACTACGCACTAATTATCTTTGTGGTATGTGATGTTTCTGGTTTAATAAACATACAACATAGGTGTCCAAACCTCTcgtaacactttaaaaatctaATGCAACCTATCATGTATGGACCACATTCTGCATTAAAGATAAATTAACAAACATGATGTATATTGTTTGTATTCCAGTTATGTGAGGCAGGAAATTTTTCCATCCATTGGTCACTGAACAGTTTAAAATGCGAAGGTGGGTGTATTATGTCAAATTTCTATGGCATAACAGATCAGGATACTTGTGTATGAcccaattttttgttgttgtttaaaggtCCAAAATGTCGGAGATTCCCACATCCATCTAAAAACCCTTTTACGTGGCTCTTTTACTTTGTATCATGTCCCAACTACACATATGAGGTAACAGCACCATTGTCATAatcaaatatataatgttttctaCTACCTCTGACTGTTCATCAGCTCTTTGCTTAATTTTCATCAGGTGGGTGCTTGGGTGGGCCTGTCCATCATGACCCAGTGCGTGCCAGGTGAGCAACTGCCATCGAACTTTGTGATTTGATATATGATGCATATATACTGagctacaaaaatatattttatttaaaatatcttaatatatgaatatattaaagttgttcatttaaatttttactgACATTTTTCTGCTATTggtattttgttaaaatattaataaaaaatatttattaatatagaaaaaaattcaatgtcttttttttttttttgcagtggcTCTATTCACATTTGTAGGTTTCGTTCAAATGACCATCTGGGCCAAAGGAAAACACAAAATTTACACCCGGGAGTTTAAGGACTACCCAAATCTCCGCATGTCAATCATCCCTTTCATCCTCTGACATTCATATAAACCAATATCAGGTCAAGATCCAAAGATATTATGATTTCAGCTGAGAGAACTAGGACAAATCTGAGCAGCTGCATGTAAATGAGGCTGATTTATGACACCCTCTGGGAACGATTATGACGTTAAATCCACTTTTCAACAATATCTGACGGTTATCATGCAAGATGATGTCTAACATTGTTGTATTTACAATGGTATGCCACGTGGGAATTTAAATAGGCAGATTTGTAGGAATTTGTGTTGGCACAACATATTTCTGTTGGTTAAATCATTTCCACAATTTCCATGTGCAAAATACAGTATTCTACCTCTGTAATCTAACTACTGCAGCATGAAAAAAACTTTTAgggtcaaataaaaataatttataaaagtgataccatttaatatatatttctagaCTGTATTGATGATGGTAATATTATTGTATTCATTCTTGACAAGGTGGAcagtattaacatttttaatagtattattCTTACAAGAACGAAATAAAGAAAGAACAAAAATTAACTTTGTACAATTCCTTGCTACAAGCCATTTTTAGTCAACAAATTACAAAACTGAACATTCAACATTTGGTTAATTACAACATTTGTTTGCTACACTTTTCTAACTTGGCAAGAATTATTAAAGCTGTGACTTGCAATGCATCACAATGCAATATGCATTTCAATAGCCTTAGCAATAAAATCTATTGCatcatttgatttgtttttgaaacaaaattctttgttaaaaaaaaaagtgatattgaCGTAATAAAGTGCTACAGTATTCATAAGATTAACTCGGTCCAGTTCGTCTGTATTTTGTTGTGGTTTGGTTgcatttctataaaaaaaaggCCAAGCAAAGGAGGTGTGCAAAGCTGTTACTGCGTAAACGCTCAGAAGTCTCAAACTGAgtgttttgtaaagaaaaaaaaaatctcctctTCTTTATGACTCTTTTGAGCACCCTGCCAGATGACCCTCTTCAGTGAAGATTTCAAGCTTTCGTTTTCACTGGAAAGACTCTCATGTCCCGCCGGGCACCAGCTGCCCTTGGGTGCAGCACAATGGCATCATCTTCTCCGGATTGCTGCTTTGCGAAATTCACAAACACCTGCAGGGAGTGAAACAAAGAGAGCGAGACTACATAAAGAGCCAAAATGCCCTCGTTCCAGTGCATTTGTCACATGCGGGCTTGGAAAGAAATGGTGGTGGTCATAAGATAGATGGATGATTGTGGCAATCTGACCCTGAGCTGGACTCCTCTATTCTGAGCTTGTCTAGTTTCGGATATCCTATCTCAGAAGGAGGAGAGCGCCATCAAAAAATACTGCTGTTTTGGACTATATAAAGGAAGTCATACATTTTCCAAGCTTAAATGTATCGCATAAGGAGATActgacaaatatttaaaaaatctaaatggtACAGGTTGATCTAGGCCAAAAGGGTCTATATGAAATACCTGGTCAAGTGTTGTCTGGGACACTGAGTAATCTTCGATATTCAGCATTTCCTTGTTGGCCAAGACTAGCTGGAAGATTTTGGCCAGGGAGGAAGAAGCAATCTCGTACTGTAGAGTATTATAGTGTTTCTCTCTCTGAATGCAGCCTGGAAATGTGCTCTCCATAAATGCTTCGGCTGGGTTCAGATCTGGTACTGTGCCTGCTTTGGCTGCTGTGATTTTCATGGTGACCACATATCCATCACCAAATCTGCGGGGAAAAAATTATAAGTGATGATCAGAGAATAGATATGCAAATACAAAAGATTTTGGACCCGTGGAAAATGTGTACAACTCAAATTTTTATGTAAACATAAGGTGACAATTTGTGATTTTACTTGTATTTGAGGTGCTGGGTTGTGCCAAGACACTTCAATGTTCCATTCACCATGATGGCCAGTCGTGTGCAGAGAGCTTCACATTCCTCCATGctgtggatttaaaaaaaaaaaaaaaaaggctatttATTATACTCCCTTAaagatatctatctatctatctatctatagatcttttttaatatataaaacagcatgaaattctcacaaaaaataaattaagttttgtgttgtattttcaaatgaaacatAATACTAAACTTGAAATTATGTAGGTGGGACCTTAGCTCGATTTGATAGGATTGTAAAAAGTAGGCTATGATATTATTGGCTCATTTGATCCCATACCCAAAAATCACCTAAGTTTAAATTGTAGGTTaatatggaagcctgtttcagCTACAGGAAAAAAATGGTCATTGTGACTTTCTCACAATTTGGacatttatctcacaattttgatttTACCATTTCTAACAATTTGCAATCTGCAATTCCTAGTTTACATCGCGCAGTTGTGGTGGCTCTacaccataataataataaaaaagttaatcataattatactgtatatatatatatatatatatatatatatatatatatatatatatatatatatatattcgtaGTTCTTGCCTGTGTGATGTAAGGACCACTGCCCTGCCTCCCTGAATCACACTCATGATGGAGTTCCAGAGGAACCTCCGAGAGTGAGGATCCATTCCTGTGGTTGGCTCATCCTGgcacagggggaaaaaaacatacttGTAACAATCCTTATCTTATTCTGAGATAAATCGCACAGAAAATCTCTTACCAGGAGCAGAAGTGCTGGACAGCCAATCATTGCAATAGCTGTTGAGAGTTTCCGCTTGTTTCCGCCACTGTATGTGCCGGCAGTGCAGCCTGCATATTCAAATAAACCCAGTTTCTGAATTCCCCATTCAGCCACCTGCATCAACGAGAGATAGAGGTCTCTGTCAGAAAtcctcagagagagagaaataagaAGAGATAAGAAAGTGGAATATGGTCTCACTCTGCTGATCTCGGATTCCGGGACTCCTCTGAGCCTAGCGTATAAGTGCAAATGTTCTCTTCCTGTTAGAAGATCATCTATGGCATCAAATTGAGGGCAGTAGCCCATGTTCTGGTGCACATCCAGAATGTTGGTAAGAATGCTGGAGCATCACAAGAAATCAACCAAGTTAATGACAAAATCAAAATgagttgaaattaaaattagtgTGTAAAGTGCGTAATTTGCCACATCACTAGAAGCACCaaacaaaatagtaaaaataacaatggtTTCCTAAGAATTTTCATAAAAATTGGTGTTGCTCGGGTGTTGCTGTGTAGGGAGTTATGGGTGGTTAGGGTATTGCTACGCAGTTATGAAAACTACATTACTCATGATTCTGCTGAGAAAGCTACACCAATCATTGAATCAAATCGCACCAAAGAACCTCTGTATCACCACCCACTCCCATGAATCTCTCAGACTCAGTTTTTCTACACTGTCAAACTACTTTGTCTGATTTTCAAGTGTTTTTTGCTGGAAATCAAACtttttaatgttgtgattcGCCTTGTTGCTGGTTAGTTGGTTCATAGCTTATAACTTTTAAACAAAGACCTTTTCGAAaaaaattaatggaaaaataCTTCCAGAACCAAGGCCAACTGTTGTACTCTGCTGGTTGAACCATAGGTTTAACCAAACcgagaaatgttttaaaatatttttatgttgttaGCCACATAGCTAACTTAGTAGCTAGCACTGCTATCTGTGCAAACTACAAAGATAGCAAACACCCTTTGAGGGGAGAATCTTCACTAAAGATGTATCATAGCCATTGCAGTGTTGTGTTAGCAAAACAAACCTGTAACCAGTCACAACCGCTTCCCCTGAAGTGACATCTATGTCTCCTGTCAGCATTTTGAATGTGGTAGTTTTCCCAGCACCATTCACACCCAGAAGTCCAAAGCactgtggggggaaaaaaaagtttatgcaAAGCTCATGGTGATCTTAACACAACCAAATGTCTCAAATGTCAAATGTATTGATACCTCTCCTGGTGACACTCCTACACATATCCTGTCCACTGCTGGCCTAATCGTTCCAGTATACGTCTAGAGAGATAATTACACACTCATGATCTCTATTGTGTGAAACATTACCCACCATGCACCAGTATAAAATGGACTTGCCTTTGATAGGTCTTTTATCTGGAGGATGTCACTAGAGCTTCCTCCTTTGtaaactttctctctctctttggcCACATCCAAATCTTCATCAGTTATTGGCGGCTTTTAAAATCTGACATCCTGTAGAAAGAGACAGCATATATGTACATGGAGACGCAACATTTCCACTGGAAAGACTCGTCTGAATGTACTTCTTCTCACCAGTGATCCAGGAAGAATCGGTACTGTATCAGAACATTCAGGATGAAATAGACAAACCCCTCTATCGCCATGAACGTCACATTCTTTCCCACAAAGTCCCAGCTGAAGGGATCCAAACTGAAGTCCTCACCTGAGACACACATTAGATGTGCATGAACCTCACAAGAATTCACCAACATTTACATCTTTAGAATCAACTATAAATTGTGTAAATTATATCGCTATGCGGCTTTGCAGTTATGTGCAGTTGTGTTCTTATGCGGTtattagggtgttctgggtggttgctagggtgttgttagggtattctgggtggttTTTAGTGTGTTGCCAAGCAGTTTCTATTGTGCTTTGAGTGGTTGCTTGGGCactgctatgcagttgctgttCTGGATAGTTGCTAGTGTGTTGCTTTTCACCGCTAGAGTGTTCTGGATAGTTGCTAGTGTGTTGCTTTTCACCGCTAGAGTGTTCTGGATAGTTGCTAGTGTGTTGCTTTTCACCGCTAGAGTGTTCTGGGTAGTTGCCAGGGTGTTGGTagggtattctgggtggttATTAGGGTGTTGCCAAGAGTTCTTCTATGGTGTTCTGGAATGTTGTCAGGGTGTTGCCAAGCGTTTTCGATgatattctgggtggttgctagtgtGCTGACAAACAGTTTCTcggatgttctgggtggttactagggtgttccTAGGGAATTTTGGGTTGGTGCTAGAGTGTTCTGGCTGGCTGCTAGGACATTGCTATGCAGCTGCTAGAGTGTTCTGGGTGGATGTCAAGTTCATACTTTTCTAGTCTGTAAATACAGTATGGCTTGGACTACTTCTAAAATATAAGTCAGTTTTATCACCCGTCCAATATCTTAGAGAAGTCTCTAGTTAGTTAAAGAGACATCTCAAGTTAGTCCTTGTAGGCTAAGCAGTTTTGAAGATCAATTTGAGCCTGAGTCTGATCCATTTggttatcaaaaataaatgctgctttgaATTGCCATCAGATGCAATGTGAATCTTCTATGAAGACATGGTTGATAAATCTAAGGTGTTATATTTCCATCATGTTGACATATAGATTAAAGCTCAGTGACTTTTATGGAGGCCAGATCACTGGGTCCGGACCTTGCCAGGGGCCAGGCTAGGGTTGCTTGTGGCAGCTTCAATACGACCAATTGAAATGTGAGGTGGGGACAGGAGCAGGACTCACCAAAGCGTGCATACACGTCCATCACGGCCCGGTTCATCGCCATGTCAATGAGCCCGCGGCCCAAACAGAAGTGAGGAAAGACAAGTAGAGCTTTCTTCAGCACCTGGTTACACTTATACAGAGCCTACAAAAATAGAGACAGATGGAGGATGAAATGTCAGCTTTACACTTGAACTTTTGGCCTGAACGACTAGTGCATTTTAGAACATGATTGAAATTCTAATGATGATATTAGTGGAAACTGGGGAAAATTTGCACTACAGTAAAGTCAAGGCTAGGATGTTTTACCTCTGTACTGTCAAACAGGTCTAATATAAATGTGATGGCACTGCTGTTGATGCCAATGAAGAGGTTGATGCAGGACAGAGAGACGTACGCTGTGCTGGGCACGTTAAATACATATGACATCGGATACATCATGGGAGTCACTGACCAACTATTTCATAGGAAAAAGGCAGATtaggatattttaaaatattcatacagGTCAGATTTATAGAGACTGCATTTTTATCTTCAGATACATTTTCCATTTCTTTCTTTGAATGCATGAATAATTCTGATTCTGTCAAGATATGCTTTCTTATCAGAAACAAAAAGACTTTTATCTTCAGAATAAGGGGTTTGTGCTGGAGTGTCTGGTTTGGATTCACACTAGAAGACTCACTGAGCTGAGGAGAGACTGAGAGACATTTGGCTCTCGATTGTACTGCTGATGTGATCGAGGGCCAAGTATCTACTCTGGGAAATGGCAGCGTGAATAAGACACTGACAAATCACCCTTCAAACCTTTCAGTGGGGTCTACTTACTACCCTTCATCTCTCAGGACAGTATGTACTGTTAAAGCTACTGAGGGTGACCCTTTTTACATAGAGTACTTTTGGATTGTGACCCACATATCTAATAAGACAGACCTAGAAATGCTGTTCTgctaaaagaaatgtaaaaggaTCAATGAAAGATGACATATAGTTTTCCATTACCCATAAAGCATCAGCAGAGCTATCAGGGCTTGCAAGTTGCCAGGCGAGGTGTAGCATTTTTTgtcaaatgcaataaaaatccCCACAACCATCGCTGCGCTGACAGCATAGTTTATCTGAAAAGACAGGACAACAGAAAAACTGAATTATAAGACCATTTCAAGGAACATAAGACAATGCTATGGAATAAATACACTTACATATTTATTAGGCACTATAAATGCACTTACTGGTCAAAACAACATGCTTCTGCTTTATAAGCAtttaatttatgattattatttatccAGACCAGGGCTCAACAATATGgatgtagttgcaaattgtgCCGATTTATCACCAAGAAAATCTTTTCTAGCTGGCTaacagagatttttttttttttaattgcaaaaatgatttgtgatAGACTGAAAGCATAAGCAAGAAAACTATAAACCAatcaataaatgttttgcatagTATTTTTGGTAAAgtgtatttataaatttatgACATTGCATTTATAGCAGTATAATTTCCAGCTTGTTGCATATTTTCTTTTTGAtaagaaaacaataatttaaataacttaatttaatgaaaaaaagtattaaatagtAAAATGAAGATAAAGAACATAATGTTTACTAaggaatttatatatatatacatatatataattatttatcatatatatatataaaatcattgtaaaaagtaaaatattttttgttgttgtggggccagttattttttttaattacattttttttttattaaaaacgtAATTCAATGAACAAAAGAAATGGTACAGAACAtaacatttaatgaaaaatgtgaattatttcTAGCAAATATAGAATTGCATTGCTAAACAAagctttaataatttaatttaagtttactttttttttttttttttttttataaggtCAGTGACAGTGTTATGGTTGGTTGTAGAGTCTTTATACTAACCATGTCCCAGAAGAAGTTAGCAATCCAGTACACCAGAGGACTGACCCCACTCACAAACTGCAGGTGTTTGGCCTGCGTCACTCTCTCCTGGATCAGATACAGCACAAAACTGGCCGGTACGAAGGACATGGCAAAAATCACACAGATAGCTACCACGGCATCCACTGAAGTGGTCAGTCTGAAAGAATGTATAAGTAAACAATACTTACACAAAGAGAAGAACACTTACATAAAAACTTTTTGCATGCATAAAATGCTCTACTGAGACTGATTTGCAAGTAAAACACCTGTGTGAAGTACTGTCAGCATTACACTCACACTGTGACCTCCGACAGCTGTTCCTTGGTCAGGTTTAGTGGATGATTGATGGCTGTGATGCCGTACTCATTTAAATCAGCTCCAGGAGGCAGGTTTGCTCGAAGGATGGCGTTATTCGCCACGTTCATGAAGGCCACCATAGCGTGCCAGCCTTTGTTATTGAACCACACCTAGAGGAGATAATAAATGGGTTTTTTATCTTGAATGGGATGAGCCGAGCTCAGTAAACtgtgacaggaagtgaagctaaAAGAAGAAATCTTACCTTGACATTGTTTTCAGTTTCCATATATCTCAAGAAAGTCCCAAACTCCTGCAGAGTAAGTTTTGAGTATCTGCCCTGTAAATgatcacaatttttttaattaattatattataaaaactaaaagtaatttttattcattacttTGCTTTGATTACATCAgttcacaatgaaaacaacCAGAACAGTTACCCCTGTGACGTTAAGCAGACGTCCTAACTGAGCAGCTGCATTCTGGATGGTTTTAGGATCCACATCAAGAACAGGAAGTAGTCCTCCAACAGAAATGCCACCATACCTGAAGAAAAGAGACCGTCATTCTTCCACATACTTAGATCACAGAATGCATGTATGTGTTCTCTAAGTTTCCACAAGGTGGAGTCGTTGTATACCTCTGTTCATTCACCCAGTACTTGCTCTTCAAACtgtacaacaaaaaataaataaataaataaataaagatgaattCCTGGAAACATAAGACCAAGTTAATGAATTATTAGTCACAAATGGGCCATAATACCTTGTCCGTATTAAGTTTGTGTAGGTCTTCACCAAATAATCCGAGATGTTCCTGCCGGTTAAATCCGTCAACACATCACCAGTGGACTGAATCCTCTGAAATGCAGGAAACTATCACATcactaataaaaaaacatcactAAACATAATTTTTAAGACTTTATAGTGTCTTATCTATAGCTGAGAGACAAACCTGGGGAGGAGGAAGACCTCCAGCACCTTCTGGACACACAGGTAACATGGTGAGTTTGTTGGGCGTGCTGCACTGGCAGCTGGGAGACGGACTGATGTCCGTCCATTCTGGGTTACCCAGCATCTCAATGAGCGCTGGGTTCACCAGGGGCATCTCCCACTCTGTGGTTATGTTATTACATGGATAGTCTCTGTGGGATACAAAAATGGACATGGTAAGCAGGACAAACACCTTTGGATATTCTTTAATATCATTAGAATGCATGTACACATACACAAGAGGTTCATCCACCATACAGCGAGTCCCAAATCCAGGTCTGTTTAGAAGAACCTCACCAAAATATCTCATATCTGGGCTTTGTGTCTGTTCATTActgaaaaagacatttaaaagacTGTTTTAACTGCTTGCTTAACTATacagtgaataaataaactaattctGTTCCAGCGTTAATGTACTGTACCTGAAGAAGGTGAACTGTCGGCCGTACATCCATGGGCTTAGAGTAAGGCTGGGGTATTCGCCGAACGGAGGAACAATCAGCGTGAACATCAGAGAAACGAGGACAAAACTAGCAGGCAACACAATCTGAGGAAGAGAATACCAGTGGGCATCATaaaaactgtcattttttaACCAAATCCTATGGACACAGCAACAAGTTTCCAAAGCAATGCTGTTATTCTGACCTGGGCAAGGAAGTCTTTGCTGGAACGTGTGGTGTGATGAAACCTCTTTATGACAAGAGCAAAAAACTGTTTCAAGACCAGAAAGATTCCCTTCACCTGATGGGATCCTCTGCCATCTTTGCTGGTTGAACTTCCAGCGTTTGTTTGGCCGTTAGCATACACCAACCTGTCTGTATCTACACACAggatcaaacacagtcaaaatctagaactaaattattttcattatttttataatgtttgtgttttccaATGAGAACAGTGAGGCTTTTAAGGTATAATGCTGGTACAATTTAATGGTAGCATATAGACAAAAtataactggaaaaaaaaaaatacatttatttacactgtttacttaaatgaaatgcaaaaatatgcaaaaaaataaaaaatacagggGCGCTAACTACCATTATTCAGCCAAGCAGTCACTGTTATTGGCTTATACAGAATCTCAAAAAGTCCAAGTATTTTTTGAAGATTTACCATACTAGTCTTGGGCAATATATCATTATAACTAATTTTCAGTGACTATTTTtagttgtgaaaaaaataactgcagctatagctattaaaaaaaaagcaagcttAACCTTCTGatgcattaatatttataatcacaaattatttttaaataactataaTATTTCCCAGtcgtttttttcttttcgtAAAAGATGTAATTTGAGTTACACATCTGTCCAACAGATGATTTTGTCatatatgtttaatttattgtgtgtgtgtgtgtgtgtgtgtgtgtataacttCATGCATCAAAGGGTTAACCAGTTAACCAGCACCATATGCACTATTTAGCATTTAGCACTATTTATTGTCTAGTGGTATGTTTCGGGAATATCTCTTTGTTGTGTCCTTGAGTCCTCTAAAAAACTGTTTTAGCAGGCAGCTTTGGCTGGGATGAAGCATTATAAGCCTGACAGACTAAGTTGATCATCACCTTCTTCTATATTCACTTTGACTGTGTTCTCTCTATAGAGACTCACAAGAGATTTCTGTTGCAGAACTCTGATATCTAAGGGGTTCAACCACAAAAACAGGCATCACAATCACAACATACAACACTCACAAGCACCGTAAACTGACACATATACATAAAATCTGTACGTCTGAGATTGAATGACAAATAGTAGACTGAAATCTTACCAGACGTAGGGTTGATGTGAGCAGCACCTCCATCAGCTGTGACTTTCAGAAATATCTACAGGACACAAAAGAGGCAAAGCTTGAATTTTACATGTACAAAAGCAAGATGATGGTGCTTTGTAAAATGTTGATCCCttactgcaaaataaaattaaataaaaaaaaatagtgaccTCCTCCAGTGAAGTGTCTGACACTCCAAAACTGCTCAGCCCCATGTCTGCCAGTGTCTCTTCCAGCTCTCTGAACAGGCTGGCGTAAGAACGATGCTTGAAGCCCCGGCTGGGCAATAGAAAGGTCAGCTCCTGCCCTATGACCTCTATAAGACTGGCCTCCGGAACGTGATGGTGAATGAGGGCCGTGATGCTGTCAACGTCCCCTGAAAGAGTGGGATACATCCTAAATTATGATATTTGCAACTTGATTACACtgatctaatataaacatgctATATGAACTTTTTACCTTCCATCTGTCTTTCTGTAACTCTGGGCTGCTCTTCAGTGCTCTCTTTAAATTTGGTACAGAGTGAGCACTTACAGGAGCAGTCCTCAGTACAGTCACACTGAGCCTACAAGAACCAGAGCAACCTTATGAGTCTAGCTGCTTTATGTACTCTTTTTAATAGACAGTTAAAGTCTCACCTCATTTCTGACATGGGACGGCTGCTCTTTAATGCGCCGCACCAGAGTGAGGTAGAAACCAGCACCCAGGCAGCTCTTCAGGAAGAGAGGAGAGCCACAGCAGTACAGACGACCCTGAGAGATGATGGCCACACGGTCACTCAGCAGGTCAGCTTCATCCATGTGGTGTGTGGACAAGATCACTGTACGACCtgaataacacacacatacttttaCAACTCTACTTAGAGCagaaatggatggatggaaatat
This region includes:
- the tecrl2a gene encoding very-long-chain enoyl-CoA reductase; its protein translation is MAPKLKRRRDPKWYPARQALRLARRKALRDDDVLQNLPVGTSATLYFRDLGPRLGWTMVFLAEYIGPLLIYLLFYVRVPYIYNHKYTFTSSSHHVVNLACACHSFHYIKRLFETIFVHRFSNGTMPLGAIIRNCAYYWGFAAWLAYYINHPLYTPPSYGDTQVNYALIIFVLCEAGNFSIHWSLNSLKCEGPKCRRFPHPSKNPFTWLFYFVSCPNYTYEVGAWVGLSIMTQCVPVALFTFVGFVQMTIWAKGKHKIYTREFKDYPNLRMSIIPFIL